Part of the Subtercola frigoramans genome, TCGGCGCGTACGATGCGGCGCCGAAGTACATCGACCGATACGAGTCCACGAGCTCCGGATGCTCGCGCCCCAGCCACTGCATGAACCACGGTTTCACCCCCGGCCTGAGGTGCAGCGCCGAGTAGATCACGTTTGTCGCCCCGGCCTCGGTGATGGCAGCCAGCGCCGCATCGAGGTGCGTCGTGGTGTCGGTGAGGTGCGGCAGGATCGGCATCATGAACACCGAGCAGTTCAACCCGGCCTCACGAACAGCTGTGACGGTCGCCAGCCGCGCCTTCGTCGTCGGCGTGCCCGGCTCGACCGACTGCTGCAGTTCTTCGTCGAACACCGCGATCGACATGGCGATGTCGACCGGCACGACCTCGGCGGCCGCCGCCAGCAGCGCCAGGTCGCGGCGCAACAGTGTGCCCTTGGTGAGAATCGAGAACGGAGTGCCCGACTCCGCGAGCGCCGAGATGATACCCGGCATCAGCGAATACCGCCCCTCTGCCCTCTGGTACGGGTCGGTGTTCGTGCCCAGGGCGATCGGGTGCCTGCCCCACGACGGCTTTTGGAGCTCACGCGTGAGCACTTCGGCCACGTTCACCTTCACGATGATCTGGCTGTCGAAATCGGTGCCCCCATCGAGGTCGAGATACGTGTGCGTCGGCCGGGCAAAACAGTAGGTGCACGCGTGGCTGCACCCCCGGTACGGATTGATCGTGTAGCCGAAGGGCATCTGGCTCTGCCCAGGCACCTTGTTGATGGCGGACTTCGCGAGAACCTCATGAAACGTCATGCCCGCGAACTCCGGCGTCTGCACGCTTCGGACCAGATTGTTCAGCCG contains:
- a CDS encoding Rv2578c family radical SAM protein, which encodes MRWSGQELGATDDSALPGLARLNNLVRSVQTPEFAGMTFHEVLAKSAINKVPGQSQMPFGYTINPYRGCSHACTYCFARPTHTYLDLDGGTDFDSQIIVKVNVAEVLTRELQKPSWGRHPIALGTNTDPYQRAEGRYSLMPGIISALAESGTPFSILTKGTLLRRDLALLAAAAEVVPVDIAMSIAVFDEELQQSVEPGTPTTKARLATVTAVREAGLNCSVFMMPILPHLTDTTTHLDAALAAITEAGATNVIYSALHLRPGVKPWFMQWLGREHPELVDSYRSMYFGAASYAPKEYRKWLAARIRPLMARHRISVGEEDEVTGGVRSSALSPALDPALARGPAMARSNESIREQGQTGDRQVTSSPTATSRPAPGARGVHADTAPALF